One window of the Carnobacterium maltaromaticum DSM 20342 genome contains the following:
- the menA gene encoding 1,4-dihydroxy-2-naphthoate polyprenyltransferase yields MSIKTFLKLVEIQTKLASLFPFLLGALFAALYFKEFNLGNTLLFFAAMLIFDMTTTAINNFMDFLKAKDEGYKDQVNIIGQEKIPEKLVRAIILTMLVIAAALGLWLVFRTDILVLFMGGACFFIGIFYTYGPVPISRMPVGELFSGVTMGFGIFFIAVYVNLSSGTLLNLQFLPNYQFALVGNYLQILVILLVSIPSIFTIANIMLANNLCDLDEDIVNHRYTLVFYIGRKRGVQLFNVLIYLSYVAVVLAVVLKIYHPIMLAVLLTLFPVSKNLSIFNQKQVKTETFVLSIKNLILINGALVCLMLISLLF; encoded by the coding sequence ATGTCGATTAAAACCTTTCTTAAATTGGTTGAAATACAAACGAAATTAGCCAGTTTGTTTCCTTTCTTACTGGGAGCCTTATTTGCGGCTTTATATTTTAAAGAATTTAACTTAGGCAATACACTTTTATTTTTCGCAGCAATGTTAATTTTTGACATGACGACAACTGCAATCAATAATTTTATGGATTTTTTGAAAGCAAAAGATGAGGGTTATAAAGATCAAGTCAATATTATTGGGCAAGAAAAAATACCAGAAAAATTAGTCCGTGCTATAATTTTGACAATGCTAGTTATTGCAGCGGCTTTAGGACTATGGTTAGTTTTTAGAACAGATATTTTAGTGTTGTTTATGGGCGGAGCCTGTTTCTTTATTGGTATTTTTTATACGTATGGACCGGTGCCGATTTCACGAATGCCTGTTGGGGAACTATTTTCAGGTGTCACAATGGGATTTGGAATATTTTTTATTGCTGTCTATGTCAATTTATCTTCAGGCACTTTGTTAAATTTACAGTTTCTTCCAAATTATCAATTTGCTTTAGTTGGAAATTATTTACAGATTTTAGTGATTTTATTGGTTTCAATTCCTTCAATCTTTACTATAGCTAATATTATGTTGGCGAATAATCTATGTGATTTAGATGAAGATATTGTCAACCACCGCTATACATTAGTTTTTTATATCGGACGTAAAAGAGGAGTTCAACTATTTAATGTATTGATTTATTTATCATACGTGGCAGTTGTTCTGGCGGTTGTACTAAAGATATATCATCCAATTATGCTTGCAGTTTTACTAACACTATTTCCAGTTTCAAAAAACTTATCTATTTTTAATCAAAAACAAGTCAAAACAGAAACGTTTGTACTATCAATTAAGAATTTAATTTTAATTAACGGTGCTTTGGTTTGCTTAATGCTGATTAGTTTGCTATTTTAA
- the rpmG gene encoding 50S ribosomal protein L33, whose product MSSKKTALACSVCGSRNYAKKVNEGNRTERLEIKKFCKYCNQHTLHRETK is encoded by the coding sequence ATGAGTAGTAAAAAAACAGCATTAGCATGTTCAGTTTGTGGATCAAGAAACTATGCCAAAAAAGTAAATGAAGGCAATCGCACTGAACGTTTAGAGATAAAGAAATTTTGTAAATATTGTAACCAACATACATTACATCGTGAAACGAAATAA
- the secE gene encoding preprotein translocase subunit SecE, translated as MGKFFSGVKSEMKQVTWPTGKELRKYTMTVFGTVFFFVIFFMIVDFGITSLLGLFIK; from the coding sequence ATGGGCAAATTCTTTAGTGGCGTTAAAAGCGAAATGAAACAAGTAACTTGGCCAACAGGTAAAGAGTTAAGAAAATATACTATGACCGTTTTTGGAACAGTATTTTTCTTTGTAATCTTCTTTATGATTGTTGATTTCGGGATTACGTCTCTTTTAGGTTTATTTATTAAATAA
- the nusG gene encoding transcription termination/antitermination protein NusG has product MEQIESEKQWYVLHTYSGYENKVKQNIESRSNSMGMEDYIFRVVVPEEEETETKNGKEKVNMKKTFPGYVLVEMIMADDSWYVVRNTPGVTGFVGSHGAGSKPAPLLNEEIEVILRRLGISTRHQEIDFEVGDTVTIIEGAFSGLTGKITEIDNERAKLKVNVEMFGRETSTELDFEQIDTL; this is encoded by the coding sequence GTGGAACAGATCGAGAGCGAAAAACAATGGTATGTATTACACACATATTCTGGCTATGAAAATAAAGTAAAGCAAAATATTGAATCACGTTCAAATAGTATGGGAATGGAAGATTACATTTTTCGTGTAGTTGTTCCTGAAGAAGAAGAAACTGAAACAAAAAATGGTAAAGAAAAAGTAAATATGAAAAAAACATTCCCTGGATATGTTTTAGTTGAAATGATTATGGCAGATGATTCTTGGTATGTTGTACGTAATACACCTGGTGTAACCGGGTTTGTTGGCTCTCATGGCGCTGGAAGCAAGCCTGCTCCTTTGTTAAATGAAGAGATTGAAGTTATTTTACGTCGTTTAGGAATCAGTACTCGTCATCAAGAAATCGACTTCGAAGTTGGCGATACAGTTACGATTATTGAAGGTGCATTTAGCGGTTTAACTGGTAAAATCACTGAGATTGATAATGAACGTGCGAAGCTTAAAGTAAATGTAGAAATGTTTGGTCGCGAAACAAGTACAGAGCTTGATTTCGAACAAATCGACACATTATAG
- a CDS encoding alpha/beta hydrolase: protein MKKIVLSLVGLILLVVLIGGAYFWFSPPKNQPTLPAKKSIVEKDTASSADSASPSAESEPMLNVPTIFVHGYSGGKGSFGGMIKRFSQDKEGTPSLVATIDPDASIHYEGEYDSKAKNPLIQVLFSDNKSTEENQSWWLQELFQSLKTNYGIETLNAVGHSMGGVSLTNYITKFGQDVSYPSLDKLVLIGAPINGLEIGADGVTDFDLTDEGPLMATERYQNFMNLRDNLPVDLAVLSIAGDKEDGTKSDGSVSVASALSARFIFEGKVADYREMTFTGLKAAHSLLHENQAVDQAVTQFLWKED, encoded by the coding sequence ATGAAAAAAATAGTTCTTAGTCTCGTGGGATTGATTCTTTTAGTCGTCTTAATCGGCGGTGCTTACTTTTGGTTCAGTCCACCAAAAAATCAGCCGACACTACCAGCTAAAAAAAGTATAGTAGAAAAAGACACCGCAAGCTCTGCAGATTCTGCTAGTCCATCGGCTGAATCTGAGCCAATGTTGAATGTTCCAACTATTTTTGTTCATGGTTACAGTGGTGGAAAAGGTTCTTTTGGAGGGATGATTAAACGATTTAGTCAAGATAAGGAAGGTACCCCATCTCTTGTTGCAACGATTGATCCTGATGCAAGCATTCATTATGAAGGGGAGTATGATTCCAAGGCTAAAAACCCCTTGATTCAAGTACTGTTTAGCGACAATAAAAGCACTGAAGAAAACCAAAGTTGGTGGTTACAGGAGCTCTTTCAATCATTGAAAACCAATTACGGTATCGAAACGCTAAATGCTGTTGGTCATTCTATGGGTGGCGTTAGTTTGACAAATTATATAACTAAATTTGGGCAGGATGTAAGTTACCCTAGCCTGGATAAGCTTGTTTTGATTGGAGCGCCAATCAATGGATTAGAAATTGGGGCAGATGGTGTAACAGATTTTGATTTGACAGACGAAGGTCCTTTAATGGCAACAGAGCGGTATCAGAATTTCATGAACTTACGTGATAATCTACCAGTTGATTTAGCTGTGTTGTCTATTGCTGGAGATAAGGAAGATGGTACAAAAAGTGATGGGTCGGTATCGGTGGCTAGTGCCTTATCAGCTCGATTTATATTTGAAGGGAAGGTCGCGGATTATCGTGAAATGACCTTTACGGGTTTAAAAGCTGCTCATAGTTTATTGCATGAAAATCAAGCAGTTGACCAAGCTGTGACCCAATTTTTATGGAAAGAGGACTAA
- the rplK gene encoding 50S ribosomal protein L11, with protein sequence MAKKVVKLVKLQIPAGKANPAPPVGPALGQAQVNIMGFCKEFNARTADQAGLIIPVVISVYEDRSFTFITKTPPAAVLLKKAAGIESGSGEPNTKKVATVKRDKVRDIAETKMPDLNAASVESAMRMVEGTARSMGITIED encoded by the coding sequence GTGGCTAAAAAAGTTGTTAAGTTAGTTAAATTGCAAATCCCTGCAGGTAAAGCAAATCCAGCTCCACCGGTAGGCCCTGCATTAGGTCAAGCACAAGTAAATATCATGGGATTCTGTAAAGAATTTAATGCACGTACTGCTGACCAAGCTGGACTAATTATTCCAGTAGTAATCTCTGTATATGAAGATCGTTCATTTACATTTATTACAAAAACACCACCTGCTGCTGTTTTACTTAAAAAAGCTGCTGGTATTGAATCTGGTTCTGGTGAACCAAATACTAAAAAAGTTGCGACAGTTAAACGCGATAAAGTTAGAGATATCGCTGAAACAAAAATGCCCGACTTAAACGCTGCATCTGTTGAATCTGCAATGCGTATGGTCGAAGGTACTGCACGAAGCATGGGTATCACAATCGAGGACTAA
- the rplA gene encoding 50S ribosomal protein L1, protein MAKKSKQYQTAAKQVDVTKAYSVEEAVALVKSIDFAKFDATVEVAYRLGVDPKKADQQIRGAVVLPNGTGKTQRVLVFAKGDKAKEAEAAGADYVGESDLVQKISGGWFDFDVIVATPDMMAEVGRLGRVLGPKGLMPNPKTGTVTMDVTKAINEIKAGKVTYRVDKAGNVQAPIGKVSFDDAKLVENFKTINDTMLKVKPSSAKGQYIKNITVTTTFGPGVKVDQGSF, encoded by the coding sequence ATGGCTAAAAAAAGCAAACAATATCAAACTGCTGCGAAGCAAGTTGATGTTACAAAAGCTTATTCAGTAGAAGAAGCAGTTGCTTTAGTAAAATCAATTGATTTTGCTAAATTTGATGCAACAGTAGAAGTCGCTTATAGACTTGGTGTTGACCCTAAGAAAGCTGACCAACAAATTCGTGGTGCAGTTGTTCTTCCAAACGGAACAGGTAAAACTCAACGTGTATTAGTATTCGCTAAAGGCGATAAAGCTAAAGAAGCAGAAGCTGCAGGCGCAGATTACGTAGGTGAATCTGATCTTGTACAAAAAATCAGTGGTGGATGGTTCGATTTCGACGTTATCGTTGCTACACCTGACATGATGGCAGAAGTTGGTCGTCTTGGACGTGTGTTAGGACCTAAAGGTTTAATGCCTAACCCTAAAACTGGTACTGTAACTATGGATGTTACTAAAGCTATTAACGAAATCAAAGCAGGTAAAGTAACTTACCGCGTTGATAAAGCTGGTAACGTACAAGCTCCAATCGGTAAAGTATCATTTGATGATGCTAAATTAGTAGAAAACTTTAAAACAATCAACGATACAATGTTGAAAGTTAAACCGTCTTCTGCTAAAGGACAATACATCAAAAATATTACAGTTACAACAACTTTTGGTCCTGGCGTAAAAGTTGACCAAGGTTCATTTTAA
- the rplJ gene encoding 50S ribosomal protein L10 yields the protein MSQAAIAKKQAIVEDVTVKFTDAASVVIVDYRGLTVDQVTELRKQLREAGVEMKVIKNSILSRAAEAANLPGLGDVFKGPTAVAFSNEDVIAPAKIINDFAEKAEALEIKGGIIEGKVSSKEEIEALAKLPNREGLLSMLLSVLQAPVRNTALIIKAVAEQKEEEVA from the coding sequence ATGAGTCAAGCAGCTATCGCTAAAAAACAAGCAATCGTTGAAGATGTAACAGTAAAATTTACTGATGCAGCATCAGTTGTTATCGTTGATTACCGTGGTTTAACAGTTGACCAAGTCACTGAGTTACGTAAACAATTACGTGAAGCAGGCGTTGAAATGAAAGTTATTAAAAACTCAATTTTAAGTCGCGCGGCTGAAGCAGCTAACCTACCAGGTTTAGGTGATGTTTTCAAAGGACCTACAGCAGTAGCGTTCAGTAATGAAGATGTTATCGCACCTGCAAAAATTATCAATGACTTCGCTGAAAAAGCAGAAGCTTTAGAAATTAAAGGTGGTATTATTGAAGGAAAAGTTTCTTCTAAAGAAGAAATCGAAGCACTTGCGAAACTACCAAATCGCGAAGGTTTACTTTCAATGCTATTATCAGTACTACAAGCTCCAGTCAGAAATACTGCTCTTATTATCAAAGCAGTTGCAGAACAAAAAGAAGAAGAAGTTGCTTAA
- the rplL gene encoding 50S ribosomal protein L7/L12 → MALNIEQIIADLKVSTVLELNDLVKAIEEEFGVTAAAPVAAAGAAGPAAEEQSEFTVELTAAGDQKIKVIKVVREATGLGLKEAKGLVDGAPAPIKEGVSKDDAEALKTQLEEVGASVTVK, encoded by the coding sequence ATGGCATTAAACATTGAACAAATCATTGCTGATTTGAAAGTATCAACAGTATTAGAATTAAACGATTTAGTAAAAGCAATCGAAGAAGAATTTGGCGTAACTGCTGCTGCTCCTGTAGCTGCTGCTGGCGCTGCTGGTCCTGCTGCTGAAGAGCAATCAGAATTCACAGTAGAATTAACTGCTGCTGGAGACCAAAAAATTAAAGTTATCAAAGTTGTTCGTGAAGCTACAGGCCTTGGCTTGAAAGAAGCTAAAGGACTAGTTGATGGCGCTCCTGCACCAATCAAAGAAGGCGTATCTAAAGATGACGCTGAAGCTCTTAAAACTCAATTAGAAGAAGTTGGAGCTTCTGTAACAGTTAAATAA
- a CDS encoding LacI family DNA-binding transcriptional regulator, giving the protein MKLNIKDIAKLSGCSVSTVSRVLNQHPYVSEEKKERILKVIAEHDYAPNSQARDLQSGESKTIGVIVPAISLIYFDQIINGILENAFEKGYMVTLLPSNYDKAKEKYYFTQLKNKRFDGIIVTSRVHEMAEIEKFTKYGTIVCCEDTGDYLVSGVYVDRLAAYNQVFAELKAQGKNKIALTLGRSQLISNSARLTFEAYQKNFGPLNPDYLVDNCYDGPGGIIAGDYFSQLKDVPEVVFTNNDETAVAIFQVFQRKGLTVQVIGQSNMYVSEAMGISTIDLQLSEIGRLAFDLVCTKEYQKICLKSEYIKR; this is encoded by the coding sequence TTGAAGTTGAATATTAAAGATATCGCTAAGTTGTCTGGTTGTTCGGTTTCGACAGTCTCGCGTGTTTTAAATCAGCATCCTTATGTTTCAGAAGAGAAAAAAGAACGCATTTTAAAAGTTATTGCGGAACATGATTATGCTCCGAATAGCCAAGCGAGAGATCTGCAATCAGGGGAGTCGAAGACGATTGGTGTAATTGTTCCAGCGATTAGTCTTATTTATTTTGATCAGATTATTAATGGAATATTAGAAAATGCGTTTGAAAAAGGGTATATGGTGACATTGTTGCCAAGTAATTATGATAAAGCTAAAGAAAAATATTATTTCACTCAGCTGAAAAATAAACGCTTTGACGGTATTATTGTGACATCTAGAGTTCATGAAATGGCTGAAATTGAAAAATTTACAAAATATGGGACGATTGTTTGTTGTGAAGATACAGGGGATTATCTTGTGTCCGGTGTTTATGTGGATCGATTAGCAGCTTATAATCAAGTTTTTGCTGAATTAAAGGCGCAAGGAAAAAATAAAATAGCGTTAACTTTAGGTCGTAGCCAGCTGATCAGTAACAGTGCCAGATTAACTTTTGAGGCATATCAAAAAAACTTTGGTCCGTTAAACCCAGATTATTTAGTTGATAATTGTTACGATGGTCCGGGTGGGATTATAGCGGGCGACTATTTTAGTCAACTGAAAGATGTTCCAGAAGTAGTTTTTACAAACAATGATGAGACGGCAGTGGCGATTTTTCAAGTATTCCAACGAAAAGGGCTTACAGTTCAAGTGATTGGGCAATCGAATATGTATGTAAGTGAAGCGATGGGGATTTCTACTATCGATTTACAATTATCAGAAATAGGTCGCCTAGCATTTGATTTAGTTTGTACAAAAGAGTATCAAAAAATTTGCTTAAAATCAGAATATATTAAACGATAA
- a CDS encoding winged helix-turn-helix transcriptional regulator, with protein sequence MKTITYNIGVEATIDVIGGKWKPIILCHLKHGTKRTSELKRLMPSITQKMLTQQLRELEADGVVTRIVYEQVPPKVEYSLSSYGQSLAPVLELLCLWGEKHIEQRVSLYQEDIVLENTELT encoded by the coding sequence ATGAAAACCATTACGTACAATATCGGTGTTGAGGCAACAATTGATGTGATTGGCGGGAAATGGAAGCCAATTATCTTATGTCATTTGAAACATGGAACCAAACGGACTTCTGAATTAAAACGATTAATGCCGTCTATAACCCAAAAAATGCTCACACAACAATTACGTGAATTAGAAGCAGATGGTGTCGTAACCCGAATCGTTTACGAACAAGTCCCACCTAAAGTTGAGTACTCTTTAAGTAGCTACGGTCAATCACTAGCACCTGTTTTAGAATTACTTTGTCTATGGGGTGAGAAACACATTGAACAACGCGTCTCTCTTTACCAAGAAGACATTGTGTTGGAAAATACTGAATTAACTTAA
- a CDS encoding aldo/keto reductase: protein MNINFENQVTLNNEVNMPWIGLGVFRVEDHAELVEAIKIAIVQGYRSIDTASIYGNEEAVGEGIRQGIVAAGISRKELFVTSKVWTADMGFEEVEKAYQVSLDKLGLDYLDLYLIHWPVSGKFIPTWKKMEELYQDGKIRSIGVSNFQIHHLEELFAETSIKPVINQVEYHPKLTQLELQNYLKQHNIQMEAWSPLMNGEILTNPVILAIAERHGKTAAQVILRWDLQNGVITIPKSTNEQRLAQNKDIVDFNLSEKDMQQIQQLNENHRIGPDPDNFDF from the coding sequence ATGAACATTAATTTTGAGAATCAAGTTACATTAAACAACGAGGTAAACATGCCGTGGATTGGCCTAGGTGTTTTTCGTGTAGAAGACCACGCAGAGTTGGTTGAGGCAATTAAAATAGCGATTGTTCAAGGCTATCGCAGTATTGATACAGCTAGTATCTATGGAAATGAAGAGGCAGTTGGTGAAGGGATTCGTCAAGGGATTGTAGCAGCAGGTATTTCTCGAAAAGAGCTATTTGTCACTTCGAAAGTCTGGACAGCTGATATGGGTTTTGAAGAAGTTGAAAAAGCTTATCAAGTCAGTTTGGATAAACTAGGCTTAGATTATTTAGATTTATATTTAATTCATTGGCCAGTATCAGGTAAATTTATTCCGACTTGGAAAAAAATGGAAGAACTTTATCAAGATGGAAAAATTCGGAGTATTGGTGTCAGCAATTTCCAAATTCACCATTTAGAAGAATTATTTGCAGAAACATCAATTAAACCTGTGATTAATCAAGTCGAGTACCATCCTAAATTAACACAGTTGGAGTTGCAAAATTACTTGAAGCAACATAATATTCAAATGGAAGCATGGTCGCCGCTGATGAATGGTGAAATTTTAACGAATCCGGTTATTTTAGCAATTGCAGAAAGACACGGGAAAACGGCTGCTCAAGTAATTCTACGTTGGGATTTACAAAATGGAGTGATCACTATTCCTAAGTCAACAAATGAACAGCGTTTAGCACAAAATAAAGATATAGTTGATTTTAATTTATCTGAAAAAGACATGCAACAAATTCAACAATTAAATGAAAATCATCGAATTGGGCCAGATCCTGATAATTTTGATTTTTAA
- a CDS encoding SDR family NAD(P)-dependent oxidoreductase — MDMYLQGQTALVTGSTKGIGKAIAFELAKEGVDVIVNGRSTGTVNEVVAEIKTAYPMTNPSAAPFDITTQEGTKQMTDAFPKVDILVNNLGIFTNSDYFQLTDADWQHYFDVNVLSGNRLASYYLPQMLERDAGRILFIASEVAVMPDAEMPQYSMSKTMQLSLSKTLAKLTQGSKVTVNTVMPGSTMTEGVVEMLENWFPGGNETLVEKGQRFMKENRPNSLIQKFIAPEEIGRMVVFVSSPMASAINGAALRVDGGLVPTLY, encoded by the coding sequence ATGGATATGTATTTACAAGGACAAACAGCATTAGTTACAGGCTCTACAAAAGGAATTGGCAAAGCAATTGCATTTGAACTTGCTAAAGAAGGTGTTGATGTCATTGTTAATGGTCGAAGTACAGGGACGGTTAATGAAGTTGTTGCGGAAATAAAAACGGCGTATCCAATGACGAATCCATCTGCTGCGCCATTCGACATCACGACTCAAGAGGGTACAAAACAGATGACGGATGCTTTTCCAAAAGTGGATATTTTAGTTAATAATTTAGGGATTTTTACCAATTCTGATTATTTTCAGTTAACTGATGCAGATTGGCAACATTATTTTGATGTAAATGTTTTAAGCGGCAATCGTTTAGCAAGCTATTATTTACCTCAGATGCTAGAGCGTGATGCGGGGCGCATTTTGTTTATTGCTAGTGAAGTAGCTGTGATGCCAGATGCAGAAATGCCGCAATATAGTATGTCGAAGACGATGCAACTGTCGCTGTCTAAAACATTGGCAAAGTTGACCCAAGGCAGTAAAGTTACTGTGAATACAGTGATGCCTGGTTCGACAATGACTGAAGGAGTTGTTGAGATGCTGGAAAATTGGTTTCCTGGCGGCAATGAAACATTGGTTGAAAAAGGCCAACGTTTTATGAAAGAAAATCGACCTAACTCTTTAATTCAGAAATTTATTGCACCAGAAGAAATTGGACGGATGGTAGTTTTTGTAAGTAGTCCGATGGCTAGTGCTATCAATGGAGCAGCTTTGCGAGTAGATGGCGGTTTGGTTCCGACATTATATTAA
- a CDS encoding ATP-dependent DNA helicase: MVKEKIAVRQLVSFILRKGSIDQRFTSSAHTAIEGTRIHKKIQKAAGENYQAEVVLKTKRMLNQKEYTIEGRLDGIVREENQPVLIDEIKTSETPFDLLNEAEQALHWGQLKCYGYLLCQEEDLDEVCLQLSYFQTLTEELTKTQEVWTRKELIHFFDDLLKKYEDWIIFKDNWTKLRDQSIKELEFPYGSYRNGQRELAVAVYKTILTEQELFCEAPTGIGKTMSTLFPSIKAIGEGKAEKLFYLTAKTITRQVAEDAVSEMERKGLQLKSVTLTAKDKICFLDERICNPDHCIYARGYYDRLNEAMFDLLTKENQLTRDVIETYARKYTICPFELSLDVSLWCDTIICDYNYLFDPVVYLRRFFTEEKNDYVFLIDEVHNLVERSKSMFSASLSRSKIHQLKKALQNQDEDKKLLRAVNRLDKDLAAFKKNCEGREFLIQTEPADTFLNHVWKFTEAAKIWLPLNMQSEVQGELLAVYFEALTYLKISELYDERYVTYIQVKGFEVTIKQLCLNPSYLLNQTLKMGKASILFSATLSPMSYFSQILGGEKEALCYQLPSPFAPEKQLLLVSDYVDTKYQNRDSSIEPIIDSLAALIEGKNGNYLFFFPSYHYLDQVYTQFSIKYPKFKTIIQESMMDESERELFLASFQDNPSESLAGFCVLGGIFSEGIDLKGERLIGVAIIGVGLVQLNVEQDLVKKYYDHENGQGYQYAYQIPGMNKVLQAAGRVIRGRSDKGVVLLLDQRFHSTRYQMLFPEHWSNAKRVTNTKEVSTELEQFWQK; encoded by the coding sequence ATGGTGAAAGAAAAAATTGCTGTGCGTCAATTAGTTAGTTTTATTTTGCGCAAAGGTAGCATTGATCAACGTTTTACCAGTTCCGCCCATACGGCTATTGAAGGTACGCGTATTCATAAAAAAATCCAAAAAGCTGCTGGTGAAAACTATCAAGCAGAGGTTGTTTTAAAAACGAAAAGGATGTTAAATCAGAAAGAATATACTATTGAAGGGCGACTTGATGGAATTGTTCGTGAAGAAAATCAACCAGTCTTGATTGATGAAATAAAAACCTCGGAAACACCATTTGATTTATTGAATGAAGCTGAACAAGCCTTACATTGGGGACAATTAAAATGCTACGGCTATTTACTTTGTCAGGAGGAAGATCTAGATGAGGTTTGTTTACAGTTAAGTTATTTCCAAACGCTAACTGAAGAACTGACAAAAACGCAAGAAGTTTGGACTAGAAAAGAGTTAATCCATTTTTTTGATGATCTTTTAAAAAAGTATGAAGACTGGATTATTTTTAAAGATAATTGGACAAAACTACGGGACCAATCCATTAAAGAGTTAGAGTTTCCCTATGGCAGCTATCGTAACGGACAACGAGAGTTAGCTGTAGCAGTTTACAAAACAATTTTGACTGAACAAGAGCTTTTTTGTGAAGCACCGACTGGTATTGGGAAAACAATGTCAACGCTGTTTCCAAGTATTAAAGCAATTGGTGAGGGAAAAGCAGAAAAATTATTTTATTTAACAGCCAAAACAATTACACGTCAAGTAGCAGAAGATGCTGTCTCTGAAATGGAACGAAAGGGTCTGCAGTTAAAAAGTGTCACGTTAACAGCTAAGGATAAAATTTGTTTTTTAGATGAGCGAATTTGTAACCCGGATCATTGTATTTATGCTAGAGGTTACTATGACCGTTTAAATGAAGCGATGTTTGATCTGTTAACAAAAGAAAATCAATTAACTCGTGATGTGATTGAAACTTACGCGCGTAAATACACTATTTGTCCTTTTGAGTTATCTTTAGATGTTAGTTTATGGTGCGATACAATTATTTGTGATTATAATTATTTATTTGATCCAGTCGTTTATCTAAGACGTTTTTTTACAGAAGAAAAAAATGATTATGTGTTTTTAATTGATGAGGTGCATAATTTAGTTGAGCGTTCAAAATCGATGTTTTCAGCTAGTTTGAGTCGTAGCAAGATCCACCAACTGAAAAAGGCATTACAGAATCAAGATGAAGATAAAAAACTTTTAAGAGCAGTTAACCGACTAGATAAAGATTTAGCTGCCTTTAAGAAAAATTGTGAGGGACGTGAATTCTTAATTCAAACTGAACCTGCAGATACTTTTTTAAATCACGTATGGAAATTTACAGAAGCAGCGAAAATTTGGTTACCATTAAATATGCAATCTGAAGTACAAGGGGAATTGTTAGCTGTTTATTTTGAAGCCTTAACCTATTTGAAAATTTCTGAACTCTATGACGAACGATACGTTACTTATATTCAGGTCAAAGGTTTCGAAGTCACGATTAAACAGTTGTGCTTAAATCCTTCTTATTTACTAAACCAAACTTTAAAAATGGGGAAAGCCTCTATTTTATTTTCGGCTACATTATCGCCAATGTCTTATTTTTCACAGATTTTAGGAGGTGAAAAGGAAGCTTTGTGTTACCAATTGCCTTCACCATTTGCTCCTGAAAAACAATTGCTGTTAGTATCAGATTATGTCGATACGAAATATCAAAATCGGGATTCGAGTATTGAACCGATTATTGATAGTTTAGCGGCATTGATAGAAGGAAAAAATGGGAATTATCTTTTCTTCTTTCCTTCTTATCACTATTTAGATCAAGTATATACACAGTTTTCAATAAAATATCCTAAATTTAAGACTATTATTCAAGAGTCTATGATGGATGAAAGCGAGCGAGAACTTTTTTTAGCGAGTTTTCAAGATAACCCATCCGAGAGTTTGGCTGGGTTTTGTGTGTTAGGTGGAATTTTTTCTGAAGGAATTGATTTAAAAGGTGAACGTTTAATTGGCGTAGCAATCATAGGTGTGGGTTTGGTGCAATTAAATGTAGAGCAAGATTTAGTGAAAAAATACTACGACCATGAAAATGGTCAAGGATATCAATATGCCTATCAAATTCCAGGAATGAATAAGGTTTTGCAAGCAGCGGGGAGAGTCATAAGAGGTCGTAGTGACAAAGGTGTTGTGCTGTTACTAGATCAAAGGTTTCATTCAACTAGATATCAGATGCTGTTTCCAGAACATTGGAGCAATGCGAAACGAGTAACGAATACAAAAGAAGTTAGTACAGAATTAGAGCAATTCTGGCAAAAATAA